From the Takifugu flavidus isolate HTHZ2018 chromosome 12, ASM371156v2, whole genome shotgun sequence genome, one window contains:
- the tmem97 gene encoding sigma intracellular receptor 2 → MILRVLEILFFLYFASHIPITLFIDLQALLPQHVYPQQLKDVLRWYSDEFKDPMVVDPPEWFKSFIFCEALIQLPFFPVAAYAFLKGGCRWIRTPAMLYAAHVATTLLPILSHILFHQFPGKPLAGPQTPRERWLLFSIYVPYLLVPLLLLLTMLFSSTYNSERRNTTSKKKKK, encoded by the exons ATGATCCTGCGCGTGCTAGaaatcctcttttttctctACTTTGCCTCTCACATTCCGATCACTTTATTTATCGATTTACAAGCTCTGTTGCCACAGCACGTGTATCCTCAGCAG CTGAAAGATGTCCTCAGGTGGTACTCTGACGAGTTCAAAGACCCGATGGTGGTGGACCCGCCGGAGTGGTTCAAGTCCTTCATTTTCTGCGAGGCCCTGATTCAGCTGCCCTTCTTCCCCGTTGCAGCTTACGCCTTCCTGAAAG GCGGCTGTCGGTGGATCCGGACTCCCGCCATGCTGTACGCGGCCCATGTTGCCACCACGCTGCTCCCCATCTTGAGTCACATCCTTTTCCATCAGTTTCCCGGGAAGCCGCTGGCGGGTCCTCAGACGCCGCGGGAGCGCTGGCTGCTCTTCTCCATATACGTCCCGTATCTGctggtgccgctgctgctgctcctcaccatGCTCTTCTCATCCACCTACAACTCCGAGCGCAGGAACACCAccagcaagaagaagaagaagtga
- the si:ch211-167j9.5 gene encoding fibroblast growth factor receptor 2 isoform X3 yields MSRHLQHFISCSAAAVEDALRVPAGAKAQTGLKVSTSRGQILDGFLPFKSGPRREKPSVCCFLLKMDAERPFQPPPRPAGTMTNSSAAVALDQCLDGNIHIYISIGAVSFLLPVLLMGLLCLLKYRSLVRTIRELRSSEPTGSAPPKEAPRPTRPTLAVEEEVAEGEQERAPLQRTGPNASSSKKLWKGLQQGPRFIKSDLNLMQLIKAGKEGVFYQARMTRGTCKGHGMFTCKLSKEGVRQKHVETEVSIMRKLVHHKNILQLLDWNTSEGETNTSVSFCCSPVKTPPPVCVEPYILIMEYVSYGTLRTFLQTHKSHLSMDPELQSLLTIASYHIALAMQHLRSKMIVHCDLALRNIMVNKFPWEVKVAEFGLARDLTRMASRRSSRWRSHRQRVPLRWYPPEYFKNHYYGFKGDVWAFGIVLWEMQSFGTLPYPNLETSEAVIYHISIGHKNTNPEGCRPEILHMMRNCWLEPYSLRPSFTEVVLMLENIMENDADYVDVQNPQLLLQEDAEYSETL; encoded by the exons ATGTCAAGGCACCTGCagcatttcatttcctgttctgcCGCTGCGGTTGAAGATGCGCTCAGAGTTCCTGCTGGGGCGAAAGCACAGACGGGGCTCAAGGTTTCCACCTCGCGTGGTCAGATTCTCGACGGGTTCCTGCCTTTCAAGTCCGGACCGAGAAGAGAGAAGCCGAGCGTGTGCTGCTTCTTGCTGAAGATGGATGCTGAGAGACCG TTCCAACCTCCACCCCGTCCGGCTGGCACCATGACTAATTCCAGCGCTGCCGTTGCTTTAG ATCAGTGCCTGGATGGAAACATCCACATATACATCTCAATAGGAGCCGTGAGCTTCCTCCTGCCGGTTCTTCTGATgggtctcctgtgtctcctcaa GTACCGCTCTCTGGTCCGGACCATTCGAGAGCTGCGGAGCAGCGAACCTACAGGTAGCGCTCCTCCGAAGGAAGCCCccaggcccaccaggccgaccCTGgccgtggaggaggaggtggcggagggAGAACAGGAAAGAGCTCCTTTACAGAGGACCGGCCCCAACGCATCGTCCTCCAAGAAGCTGTGGAAAGggctgcagcag GGACCTCGTTTTATCAAGTCCGACCTGAACCTGATGCAGCTGATCAAAGCCGGGAAGGAGGGCGTCTTCTACCAGGCCAGGATGACCCGGGGGACGTGCAAAGGTCACGGCATGTTCACCTGCAAGCTCAGCAAAGAAG GTGTCCGTCAAAAACACGTGGAGACGGAGGTTTCCATCATGAGGAAGCTGGTGCACCATAAGAACATCCTCCAGTTACTGGACTGGAACACCAGCGAGGGTGAGACCAACACATCTGTCTCTTTTTGTTGTTCCCCTGTGAAGACGCCGCCGCCTGTGTGTGTAGAACCTTACATCCTGATCATGGAGTACGTGAGCTACGGCACTCTGAGGACCTTCCTGCAGACCCACAAGTCCCACCTGAGCATGGACCCCGAACTGCAGAGCCTCCTGACCATCGCCTCCTACCACATCGCCCTGGCGATGCAACACCTCAGATCCAAAATG ATTGTGCACTGCGACTTGGCTCTGAGGAACATCATGGTCAACAAGTTTCCCTGGGAAGTGAAAGTAGCGGAGTTCGGCCTGGCCCGGGACCTGACCCGCATGGCGAGCCGCCGCAGCAGCCGATGGAGGAGCCATCGG CAGCGGGTTCCACTGCGCTGGTACCCACCAGAGTACTTCAAGAATCACTATTACGGCTTCAAAGGAGACGTGTGGGCGTTTGGCATCGTGCTGTGGGAGATGCAGTCGTTCG GCACGCTGCCGTATCCAAACCTGGAGACATCAGAGGCTGTGATCTACCACATTAGCATCGGTCATAAGAACACAAATCCTGAAGGATGCAGGCCAGAAAT CCTTCACATGATGCGCAACTGTTGGCTGGAGCCGTACAGCCTGAGACCTTCCTTCACAGAGGTCGTCCTTATGCTGGAGAACATCATGGAAAACGACGCG GATTATGTGGATGTTCAGAATCCGCAGCTTTTACTACAAGAAGACGCAGAATATAGTGAAACTCTCTAA
- the si:ch211-167j9.5 gene encoding tyrosine kinase receptor Cad96Ca isoform X5: MTNSSAAVALDQCLDGNIHIYISIGAVSFLLPVLLMGLLCLLKYRSLVRTIRELRSSEPTGSAPPKEAPRPTRPTLAVEEEVAEGEQERAPLQRTGPNASSSKKLWKGLQQGPRFIKSDLNLMQLIKAGKEGVFYQARMTRGTCKGHGMFTCKLSKEGVRQKHVETEVSIMRKLVHHKNILQLLDWNTSEGETNTSVSFCCSPVKTPPPVCVEPYILIMEYVSYGTLRTFLQTHKSHLSMDPELQSLLTIASYHIALAMQHLRSKMIVHCDLALRNIMVNKFPWEVKVAEFGLARDLTRMASRRSSRWRSHRQRVPLRWYPPEYFKNHYYGFKGDVWAFGIVLWEMQSFGTLPYPNLETSEAVIYHISIGHKNTNPEGCRPEILHMMRNCWLEPYSLRPSFTEVVLMLENIMENDAVRNTQLTSLFRDRFLINLQKVPCSWFNKQLRCLVLQELEVLQ; the protein is encoded by the exons ATGACTAATTCCAGCGCTGCCGTTGCTTTAG ATCAGTGCCTGGATGGAAACATCCACATATACATCTCAATAGGAGCCGTGAGCTTCCTCCTGCCGGTTCTTCTGATgggtctcctgtgtctcctcaa GTACCGCTCTCTGGTCCGGACCATTCGAGAGCTGCGGAGCAGCGAACCTACAGGTAGCGCTCCTCCGAAGGAAGCCCccaggcccaccaggccgaccCTGgccgtggaggaggaggtggcggagggAGAACAGGAAAGAGCTCCTTTACAGAGGACCGGCCCCAACGCATCGTCCTCCAAGAAGCTGTGGAAAGggctgcagcag GGACCTCGTTTTATCAAGTCCGACCTGAACCTGATGCAGCTGATCAAAGCCGGGAAGGAGGGCGTCTTCTACCAGGCCAGGATGACCCGGGGGACGTGCAAAGGTCACGGCATGTTCACCTGCAAGCTCAGCAAAGAAG GTGTCCGTCAAAAACACGTGGAGACGGAGGTTTCCATCATGAGGAAGCTGGTGCACCATAAGAACATCCTCCAGTTACTGGACTGGAACACCAGCGAGGGTGAGACCAACACATCTGTCTCTTTTTGTTGTTCCCCTGTGAAGACGCCGCCGCCTGTGTGTGTAGAACCTTACATCCTGATCATGGAGTACGTGAGCTACGGCACTCTGAGGACCTTCCTGCAGACCCACAAGTCCCACCTGAGCATGGACCCCGAACTGCAGAGCCTCCTGACCATCGCCTCCTACCACATCGCCCTGGCGATGCAACACCTCAGATCCAAAATG ATTGTGCACTGCGACTTGGCTCTGAGGAACATCATGGTCAACAAGTTTCCCTGGGAAGTGAAAGTAGCGGAGTTCGGCCTGGCCCGGGACCTGACCCGCATGGCGAGCCGCCGCAGCAGCCGATGGAGGAGCCATCGG CAGCGGGTTCCACTGCGCTGGTACCCACCAGAGTACTTCAAGAATCACTATTACGGCTTCAAAGGAGACGTGTGGGCGTTTGGCATCGTGCTGTGGGAGATGCAGTCGTTCG GCACGCTGCCGTATCCAAACCTGGAGACATCAGAGGCTGTGATCTACCACATTAGCATCGGTCATAAGAACACAAATCCTGAAGGATGCAGGCCAGAAAT CCTTCACATGATGCGCAACTGTTGGCTGGAGCCGTACAGCCTGAGACCTTCCTTCACAGAGGTCGTCCTTATGCTGGAGAACATCATGGAAAACGACGCGGTAAGGAACACCCAGCTGACAAGTCTTTTTAGAGATCGGTTCTTAATTAACCTGCAGAAAGTCCCCTGTTCTTGGTTTAACAAACAGCTCAGATGTTTAGTTCTACAGGAACTGGAAGTTCTACAGTAA
- the si:ch211-167j9.5 gene encoding fibroblast growth factor receptor 2 isoform X1, producing the protein MSRHLQHFISCSAAAVEDALRVPAGAKAQTGLKVSTSRGQILDGFLPFKSGPRREKPSVCCFLLKMDAERPFQPPPRPAGTMTNSSAAVALDQCLDGNIHIYISIGAVSFLLPVLLMGLLCLLKYRSLVRTIRELRSSEPTGSAPPKEAPRPTRPTLAVEEEVAEGEQERAPLQRTGPNASSSKKLWKGLQQGPRFIKSDLNLMQLIKAGKEGVFYQARMTRGTCKGHGMFTCKLSKEGVRQKHVETEVSIMRKLVHHKNILQLLDWNTSEGETNTSVSFCCSPVKTPPPVCVEPYILIMEYVSYGTLRTFLQTHKSHLSMDPELQSLLTIASYHIALAMQHLRSKMIVHCDLALRNIMVNKFPWEVKVAEFGLARDLTRMASRRSSRWRSHRQRVPLRWYPPEYFKNHYYGFKGDVWAFGIVLWEMQSFGTLPYPNLETSEAVIYHISIGHKNTNPEGCRPEILHMMRNCWLEPYSLRPSFTEVVLMLENIMENDAVRNTQLTSLFRDRFLINLQKVPCSWFNKQLRCLVLQELEVLQ; encoded by the exons ATGTCAAGGCACCTGCagcatttcatttcctgttctgcCGCTGCGGTTGAAGATGCGCTCAGAGTTCCTGCTGGGGCGAAAGCACAGACGGGGCTCAAGGTTTCCACCTCGCGTGGTCAGATTCTCGACGGGTTCCTGCCTTTCAAGTCCGGACCGAGAAGAGAGAAGCCGAGCGTGTGCTGCTTCTTGCTGAAGATGGATGCTGAGAGACCG TTCCAACCTCCACCCCGTCCGGCTGGCACCATGACTAATTCCAGCGCTGCCGTTGCTTTAG ATCAGTGCCTGGATGGAAACATCCACATATACATCTCAATAGGAGCCGTGAGCTTCCTCCTGCCGGTTCTTCTGATgggtctcctgtgtctcctcaa GTACCGCTCTCTGGTCCGGACCATTCGAGAGCTGCGGAGCAGCGAACCTACAGGTAGCGCTCCTCCGAAGGAAGCCCccaggcccaccaggccgaccCTGgccgtggaggaggaggtggcggagggAGAACAGGAAAGAGCTCCTTTACAGAGGACCGGCCCCAACGCATCGTCCTCCAAGAAGCTGTGGAAAGggctgcagcag GGACCTCGTTTTATCAAGTCCGACCTGAACCTGATGCAGCTGATCAAAGCCGGGAAGGAGGGCGTCTTCTACCAGGCCAGGATGACCCGGGGGACGTGCAAAGGTCACGGCATGTTCACCTGCAAGCTCAGCAAAGAAG GTGTCCGTCAAAAACACGTGGAGACGGAGGTTTCCATCATGAGGAAGCTGGTGCACCATAAGAACATCCTCCAGTTACTGGACTGGAACACCAGCGAGGGTGAGACCAACACATCTGTCTCTTTTTGTTGTTCCCCTGTGAAGACGCCGCCGCCTGTGTGTGTAGAACCTTACATCCTGATCATGGAGTACGTGAGCTACGGCACTCTGAGGACCTTCCTGCAGACCCACAAGTCCCACCTGAGCATGGACCCCGAACTGCAGAGCCTCCTGACCATCGCCTCCTACCACATCGCCCTGGCGATGCAACACCTCAGATCCAAAATG ATTGTGCACTGCGACTTGGCTCTGAGGAACATCATGGTCAACAAGTTTCCCTGGGAAGTGAAAGTAGCGGAGTTCGGCCTGGCCCGGGACCTGACCCGCATGGCGAGCCGCCGCAGCAGCCGATGGAGGAGCCATCGG CAGCGGGTTCCACTGCGCTGGTACCCACCAGAGTACTTCAAGAATCACTATTACGGCTTCAAAGGAGACGTGTGGGCGTTTGGCATCGTGCTGTGGGAGATGCAGTCGTTCG GCACGCTGCCGTATCCAAACCTGGAGACATCAGAGGCTGTGATCTACCACATTAGCATCGGTCATAAGAACACAAATCCTGAAGGATGCAGGCCAGAAAT CCTTCACATGATGCGCAACTGTTGGCTGGAGCCGTACAGCCTGAGACCTTCCTTCACAGAGGTCGTCCTTATGCTGGAGAACATCATGGAAAACGACGCGGTAAGGAACACCCAGCTGACAAGTCTTTTTAGAGATCGGTTCTTAATTAACCTGCAGAAAGTCCCCTGTTCTTGGTTTAACAAACAGCTCAGATGTTTAGTTCTACAGGAACTGGAAGTTCTACAGTAA
- the si:ch211-167j9.5 gene encoding tyrosine kinase receptor Cad96Ca isoform X6 — translation MGLLCLLKYRSLVRTIRELRSSEPTGSAPPKEAPRPTRPTLAVEEEVAEGEQERAPLQRTGPNASSSKKLWKGLQQGPRFIKSDLNLMQLIKAGKEGVFYQARMTRGTCKGHGMFTCKLSKEGVRQKHVETEVSIMRKLVHHKNILQLLDWNTSEGETNTSVSFCCSPVKTPPPVCVEPYILIMEYVSYGTLRTFLQTHKSHLSMDPELQSLLTIASYHIALAMQHLRSKMIVHCDLALRNIMVNKFPWEVKVAEFGLARDLTRMASRRSSRWRSHRQRVPLRWYPPEYFKNHYYGFKGDVWAFGIVLWEMQSFGTLPYPNLETSEAVIYHISIGHKNTNPEGCRPEILHMMRNCWLEPYSLRPSFTEVVLMLENIMENDAVRNTQLTSLFRDRFLINLQKVPCSWFNKQLRCLVLQELEVLQ, via the exons ATgggtctcctgtgtctcctcaa GTACCGCTCTCTGGTCCGGACCATTCGAGAGCTGCGGAGCAGCGAACCTACAGGTAGCGCTCCTCCGAAGGAAGCCCccaggcccaccaggccgaccCTGgccgtggaggaggaggtggcggagggAGAACAGGAAAGAGCTCCTTTACAGAGGACCGGCCCCAACGCATCGTCCTCCAAGAAGCTGTGGAAAGggctgcagcag GGACCTCGTTTTATCAAGTCCGACCTGAACCTGATGCAGCTGATCAAAGCCGGGAAGGAGGGCGTCTTCTACCAGGCCAGGATGACCCGGGGGACGTGCAAAGGTCACGGCATGTTCACCTGCAAGCTCAGCAAAGAAG GTGTCCGTCAAAAACACGTGGAGACGGAGGTTTCCATCATGAGGAAGCTGGTGCACCATAAGAACATCCTCCAGTTACTGGACTGGAACACCAGCGAGGGTGAGACCAACACATCTGTCTCTTTTTGTTGTTCCCCTGTGAAGACGCCGCCGCCTGTGTGTGTAGAACCTTACATCCTGATCATGGAGTACGTGAGCTACGGCACTCTGAGGACCTTCCTGCAGACCCACAAGTCCCACCTGAGCATGGACCCCGAACTGCAGAGCCTCCTGACCATCGCCTCCTACCACATCGCCCTGGCGATGCAACACCTCAGATCCAAAATG ATTGTGCACTGCGACTTGGCTCTGAGGAACATCATGGTCAACAAGTTTCCCTGGGAAGTGAAAGTAGCGGAGTTCGGCCTGGCCCGGGACCTGACCCGCATGGCGAGCCGCCGCAGCAGCCGATGGAGGAGCCATCGG CAGCGGGTTCCACTGCGCTGGTACCCACCAGAGTACTTCAAGAATCACTATTACGGCTTCAAAGGAGACGTGTGGGCGTTTGGCATCGTGCTGTGGGAGATGCAGTCGTTCG GCACGCTGCCGTATCCAAACCTGGAGACATCAGAGGCTGTGATCTACCACATTAGCATCGGTCATAAGAACACAAATCCTGAAGGATGCAGGCCAGAAAT CCTTCACATGATGCGCAACTGTTGGCTGGAGCCGTACAGCCTGAGACCTTCCTTCACAGAGGTCGTCCTTATGCTGGAGAACATCATGGAAAACGACGCGGTAAGGAACACCCAGCTGACAAGTCTTTTTAGAGATCGGTTCTTAATTAACCTGCAGAAAGTCCCCTGTTCTTGGTTTAACAAACAGCTCAGATGTTTAGTTCTACAGGAACTGGAAGTTCTACAGTAA
- the si:ch211-167j9.5 gene encoding fibroblast growth factor receptor 2 isoform X2: MSRHLQHFISCSAAAVEDALRVPAGAKAQTGLKVSTSRGQILDGFLPFKSGPRREKPSVCCFLLKMDAERPFQPPPRPAGTMTNSSAAVALDQCLDGNIHIYISIGAVSFLLPVLLMGLLCLLKYRSLVRTIRELRSSEPTGSAPPKEAPRPTRPTLAVEEEVAEGEQERAPLQRTGPNASSSKKLWKGLQQGPRFIKSDLNLMQLIKAGKEGVFYQARMTRGTCKGHGMFTCKLSKEGVRQKHVETEVSIMRKLVHHKNILQLLDWNTSEGETNTSVSFCCSPVKTPPPVCVEPYILIMEYVSYGTLRTFLQTHKSHLSMDPELQSLLTIASYHIALAMQHLRSKMIVHCDLALRNIMVNKFPWEVKVAEFGLARDLTRMASRRSSRWRSHRRVPLRWYPPEYFKNHYYGFKGDVWAFGIVLWEMQSFGTLPYPNLETSEAVIYHISIGHKNTNPEGCRPEILHMMRNCWLEPYSLRPSFTEVVLMLENIMENDAVRNTQLTSLFRDRFLINLQKVPCSWFNKQLRCLVLQELEVLQ; encoded by the exons ATGTCAAGGCACCTGCagcatttcatttcctgttctgcCGCTGCGGTTGAAGATGCGCTCAGAGTTCCTGCTGGGGCGAAAGCACAGACGGGGCTCAAGGTTTCCACCTCGCGTGGTCAGATTCTCGACGGGTTCCTGCCTTTCAAGTCCGGACCGAGAAGAGAGAAGCCGAGCGTGTGCTGCTTCTTGCTGAAGATGGATGCTGAGAGACCG TTCCAACCTCCACCCCGTCCGGCTGGCACCATGACTAATTCCAGCGCTGCCGTTGCTTTAG ATCAGTGCCTGGATGGAAACATCCACATATACATCTCAATAGGAGCCGTGAGCTTCCTCCTGCCGGTTCTTCTGATgggtctcctgtgtctcctcaa GTACCGCTCTCTGGTCCGGACCATTCGAGAGCTGCGGAGCAGCGAACCTACAGGTAGCGCTCCTCCGAAGGAAGCCCccaggcccaccaggccgaccCTGgccgtggaggaggaggtggcggagggAGAACAGGAAAGAGCTCCTTTACAGAGGACCGGCCCCAACGCATCGTCCTCCAAGAAGCTGTGGAAAGggctgcagcag GGACCTCGTTTTATCAAGTCCGACCTGAACCTGATGCAGCTGATCAAAGCCGGGAAGGAGGGCGTCTTCTACCAGGCCAGGATGACCCGGGGGACGTGCAAAGGTCACGGCATGTTCACCTGCAAGCTCAGCAAAGAAG GTGTCCGTCAAAAACACGTGGAGACGGAGGTTTCCATCATGAGGAAGCTGGTGCACCATAAGAACATCCTCCAGTTACTGGACTGGAACACCAGCGAGGGTGAGACCAACACATCTGTCTCTTTTTGTTGTTCCCCTGTGAAGACGCCGCCGCCTGTGTGTGTAGAACCTTACATCCTGATCATGGAGTACGTGAGCTACGGCACTCTGAGGACCTTCCTGCAGACCCACAAGTCCCACCTGAGCATGGACCCCGAACTGCAGAGCCTCCTGACCATCGCCTCCTACCACATCGCCCTGGCGATGCAACACCTCAGATCCAAAATG ATTGTGCACTGCGACTTGGCTCTGAGGAACATCATGGTCAACAAGTTTCCCTGGGAAGTGAAAGTAGCGGAGTTCGGCCTGGCCCGGGACCTGACCCGCATGGCGAGCCGCCGCAGCAGCCGATGGAGGAGCCATCGG CGGGTTCCACTGCGCTGGTACCCACCAGAGTACTTCAAGAATCACTATTACGGCTTCAAAGGAGACGTGTGGGCGTTTGGCATCGTGCTGTGGGAGATGCAGTCGTTCG GCACGCTGCCGTATCCAAACCTGGAGACATCAGAGGCTGTGATCTACCACATTAGCATCGGTCATAAGAACACAAATCCTGAAGGATGCAGGCCAGAAAT CCTTCACATGATGCGCAACTGTTGGCTGGAGCCGTACAGCCTGAGACCTTCCTTCACAGAGGTCGTCCTTATGCTGGAGAACATCATGGAAAACGACGCGGTAAGGAACACCCAGCTGACAAGTCTTTTTAGAGATCGGTTCTTAATTAACCTGCAGAAAGTCCCCTGTTCTTGGTTTAACAAACAGCTCAGATGTTTAGTTCTACAGGAACTGGAAGTTCTACAGTAA
- the si:ch211-167j9.5 gene encoding fibroblast growth factor receptor 2 isoform X4, translating into MSRHLQHFISCSAAAVEDALRVPAGAKAQTGLKVSTSRGQILDGFLPFKSGPRREKPSVCCFLLKMDAERPFQPPPRPAGTMTNSSAAVALDQCLDGNIHIYISIGAVSFLLPVLLMGLLCLLKYRSLVRTIRELRSSEPTGSAPPKEAPRPTRPTLAVEEEVAEGEQERAPLQRTGPNASSSKKLWKGLQQGPRFIKSDLNLMQLIKAGKEGVFYQARMTRGTCKGHGMFTCKLSKEGVRQKHVETEVSIMRKLVHHKNILQLLDWNTSEEPYILIMEYVSYGTLRTFLQTHKSHLSMDPELQSLLTIASYHIALAMQHLRSKMIVHCDLALRNIMVNKFPWEVKVAEFGLARDLTRMASRRSSRWRSHRQRVPLRWYPPEYFKNHYYGFKGDVWAFGIVLWEMQSFGTLPYPNLETSEAVIYHISIGHKNTNPEGCRPEILHMMRNCWLEPYSLRPSFTEVVLMLENIMENDAVRNTQLTSLFRDRFLINLQKVPCSWFNKQLRCLVLQELEVLQ; encoded by the exons ATGTCAAGGCACCTGCagcatttcatttcctgttctgcCGCTGCGGTTGAAGATGCGCTCAGAGTTCCTGCTGGGGCGAAAGCACAGACGGGGCTCAAGGTTTCCACCTCGCGTGGTCAGATTCTCGACGGGTTCCTGCCTTTCAAGTCCGGACCGAGAAGAGAGAAGCCGAGCGTGTGCTGCTTCTTGCTGAAGATGGATGCTGAGAGACCG TTCCAACCTCCACCCCGTCCGGCTGGCACCATGACTAATTCCAGCGCTGCCGTTGCTTTAG ATCAGTGCCTGGATGGAAACATCCACATATACATCTCAATAGGAGCCGTGAGCTTCCTCCTGCCGGTTCTTCTGATgggtctcctgtgtctcctcaa GTACCGCTCTCTGGTCCGGACCATTCGAGAGCTGCGGAGCAGCGAACCTACAGGTAGCGCTCCTCCGAAGGAAGCCCccaggcccaccaggccgaccCTGgccgtggaggaggaggtggcggagggAGAACAGGAAAGAGCTCCTTTACAGAGGACCGGCCCCAACGCATCGTCCTCCAAGAAGCTGTGGAAAGggctgcagcag GGACCTCGTTTTATCAAGTCCGACCTGAACCTGATGCAGCTGATCAAAGCCGGGAAGGAGGGCGTCTTCTACCAGGCCAGGATGACCCGGGGGACGTGCAAAGGTCACGGCATGTTCACCTGCAAGCTCAGCAAAGAAG GTGTCCGTCAAAAACACGTGGAGACGGAGGTTTCCATCATGAGGAAGCTGGTGCACCATAAGAACATCCTCCAGTTACTGGACTGGAACACCAGCGAGG AACCTTACATCCTGATCATGGAGTACGTGAGCTACGGCACTCTGAGGACCTTCCTGCAGACCCACAAGTCCCACCTGAGCATGGACCCCGAACTGCAGAGCCTCCTGACCATCGCCTCCTACCACATCGCCCTGGCGATGCAACACCTCAGATCCAAAATG ATTGTGCACTGCGACTTGGCTCTGAGGAACATCATGGTCAACAAGTTTCCCTGGGAAGTGAAAGTAGCGGAGTTCGGCCTGGCCCGGGACCTGACCCGCATGGCGAGCCGCCGCAGCAGCCGATGGAGGAGCCATCGG CAGCGGGTTCCACTGCGCTGGTACCCACCAGAGTACTTCAAGAATCACTATTACGGCTTCAAAGGAGACGTGTGGGCGTTTGGCATCGTGCTGTGGGAGATGCAGTCGTTCG GCACGCTGCCGTATCCAAACCTGGAGACATCAGAGGCTGTGATCTACCACATTAGCATCGGTCATAAGAACACAAATCCTGAAGGATGCAGGCCAGAAAT CCTTCACATGATGCGCAACTGTTGGCTGGAGCCGTACAGCCTGAGACCTTCCTTCACAGAGGTCGTCCTTATGCTGGAGAACATCATGGAAAACGACGCGGTAAGGAACACCCAGCTGACAAGTCTTTTTAGAGATCGGTTCTTAATTAACCTGCAGAAAGTCCCCTGTTCTTGGTTTAACAAACAGCTCAGATGTTTAGTTCTACAGGAACTGGAAGTTCTACAGTAA